A genomic stretch from Diachasmimorpha longicaudata isolate KC_UGA_2023 chromosome 2, iyDiaLong2, whole genome shotgun sequence includes:
- the LOC135171300 gene encoding triokinase/FMN cyclase-like: MASKKFINSVDNVVHETLTGLCAVYPGLNYHSLKRVVLASNDNEKDRSKVSVICGGGSGHEPFSAGFVGTGMLNASIAGSVFAAPPPNHVLYALKSVQGNAGTLVIIPNYTGDCLNFGIAIERARQEGQKILEIVIGEDCSIPSNELGRAGKRGLVGMLFVIKIAGALSQRGKSLEDVHQHATIISENIATYGVGLTACSLPGQGPMFTLPDDEMEVGLGVHGEAGYNRMRIQEARDIVAIMLNRISQSLSLRRGDDIAVIINNFGGTSQLEQGIVAHEVVDYLKKKGINLLRIYSGVLMTSLDSTGIHVSIVKLPQAHKDLYIQCLDDPTEAPCWPGRSYSLPSNSTPQFTDESHVTVPEMGKQLGNEATKILRECLRNACQAITKNEEKLNNLDRGCGDGDCGSTHRKLAEGILSSLETFKISHPASLLIELSGIAEEGMGGTSGAVYSLFFATAATTLTQNSSKVNWNELLTDAWRSGIDGVMKYSKARPGDRTMLDALDPAQKAFDDNSTKPLKEALKAAADAAQKGCAATEKMLPKAGRASYVKNSDFLTNVDAGAFGVVIWLRAVVETLSKL; this comes from the exons ATGGCATCgaagaaatttatcaattccgtTGACAATGTTGTCCATGAGACATTGACTGGACTGTGCGCTGTTTATCCGGGATTGAATTATCATTCATTAAAGAGAGTTGTGCTCGCTTCCAAT GATAATGAAAAAGACAGAAGTAAAGTATCTGTTATCTGCGGTGGAGGAAGTGGACACGAGCCCTTTAGTGCAG GATTTGTGGGAACTGGAATGCTCAATGCTAGCATCGCTGGCTCGGTTTTTGCTGCACCACCACCTAATCACGTTCTCTATGCGCTAAAATCTGTTCAAGGCAATG CGGGAACTTTGGTAATCATTCCTAATTACACTGGAGATTGTTTGAATTTTGGCATTGCAATCGAAAGAGCTAGGCAGGAAGGTCAAAAg ATTTTAGAAATTGTCATCGGTGAGGATTGCAGCATTCCTAGTAACGAATTAGGGAGAGCAGGGAAACGAGGGCTAGTGGGTATGCTCTTCGTCATAAAAATTGCAGGAGCACTCTCACAGAGGGGTAAATCACTAGAGGATGTTCATCAACACGCTACAATTATTTCTGAGAACATTGCTACATACGGAGTTGGCTTGACGGCTTGCTCTCTACCGGGACAAGGACCCATGTTCACCCTCCCGGATGATGAGATGGAAGTCGGCTTGGGGGTTCATGGCGAGGCTGGGTATAATAGAATGAGGATTCAGGAAGCAAGAGACATTGTTGCCATCATGTTAAATAGAATTTCACAGTCATTGTCTTTGCGGAGAGGAGATGATATCGCTGttatcattaataatttcGGAGGAACCAGCCAGCTGGAACAGGGAATTGTAGCTCATGAAGTGGTCGACTATTTGA AAAAGAAAGGGATAAATCTGTTGAGAATTTACTCTGGAGTACTCATGACATCGTTGGACAGTACGGGAATTCATGTGTCTATTGTGAAGCTTCCTCAGGCTCATAAAGATCTCTACATTCAGTGCTTGGATGACCCCACTGAGGCCCCCTGCTGGCCAGGACGTTCATACAGTTTGCCGTCAAACTCAACACCACAATTTACAGATGAGAGCCATGTAACTGTTCCTGAAATGGGGAAACAGCTCGGAAATGAAGCAACTAAGATTTTAAGAGAATGCTTGAGGAATGCTTGCCAAGCCATTACCAAGAATGAagagaaattaaataatttagatCGTGGGTGTGGAGATGGTGATTGTGGATCTACTCACAGAAAACTAGCTGAGG GAATTCTTTCATCAttggaaacatttaaaataTCTCATCCGGCTTCTTTATTGATCGAACTCTCCGGAATCGCTGAGGAGGGCATGGGAGGCACTTCCGGGGCTGTTTACAGTTTATTCTTTGCAACAGCTGCAACAACTCTGACTCAAAATTCATCAAAGGTCAATTGGAATGAATTGTTGACTGATGCTTGGAGAAGTGGTATTGATGGAGTGATGAAGTACAGTAAAGCTCGGCCTGGAGATCGAACAATG CTAGATGCCCTAGACCCAGCTCAGAAAGCGTTCGACGATAATTCAACAAAACCCCTGAAAGAAGCACTGAAGGCCGCAGCAGACGCGGCACAGAAAGGTTGCGCAGCTACTGAGAAAATGCTCCCCAA aGCTGGAAGAGCATCGTACGTCAAAAACTCCGATTTCCTTACGAACGTGGATGCTGGTGCATTCGGTGTAGTGATCTGGCTCAGAGCAGTAGTAGAAACGCTATCGAAACTTTAA
- the LOC135171309 gene encoding CAAX prenyl protease 1 homolog — protein sequence METLMIFVEEHIRFEILAVIWLLYIWELYLSLRQRKLMDKLVTVPSSLDGLMSAEVYKKARLYALDRNAYSNIHDLYSTIINTVLILTFAFHYYWKWGIMLIEALGASGDNEILASAGCLVVMSTVSFIVDFPFKAYNVFVIEERHGFNKQTTKFFIRDQALKFLISQLIGPPFLCGLIWIVKNGGDYFFLFVWLFVVVVTLFMSVVYPEVIAPLFDKYSPLPEGELKTKIEALAASLNFPLYKLYIVEGSKRSSHSNAYLYGFYKNKRIVLFDTLVKEFCKNDKNDDNKESGCEVDEVLAILAHELGHWKYSHTLQGLMLAQISFIMNFIPFAKLINYAPMYVAFGFTNSQPIFIGLIIVTMYILTPLNTLFGFLMTVNSRRFEFQADAFGKKLGHASALKRALVKLQKDNLAYPLFDKLYSGWHHNHPPLLERLEALDKVD from the exons CTTGATGATTTTTGTTGAAGAACACATACGTTTTGAGATACTCGCTGTAATATGGCTATTGTACATTTGGGAATTGTACCTCAGCTTGCGGCAG AGGAAACTTATGGACAAATTGGTAACCGTTCCATCCAGCCTGGATGGCCTTATGTCAGCTGAGGTTTACAAAAAAGCAAGACTTTACGCATTGGATAGGAATGCGTACAGTAATATTCATGATTTATACTCCACAATTATTAATACG GTACTTATCCTAACGTTTGCCTTCCACtactattggaaatggggGATAATGTTGATAGAGGCCCTCGGGGCCTCTGGTGATAATGAAATCCTGGCGAGTGCTGGTTGCCTAGTGGTAATGAGCACCGTCTCATTCATCGTGGACTTTCCCTTCAAAGCCTACAACGTTTTTGTTATCGAGGAGAGACACGGATTCAACAAACAGACGACAAAGTTCTTCATCAGAGATCAAGCCCTCAAATTCCTCATTTCCCAACTGATAGGTCCACCCTTCCTGTGCGGATTAATCTGGATCGTCAAGAATGGAGGAGACTACTTCTTCCTTTTCGTCTGGCTTTTCGTAGTAGTTGTCACCCTCTTTATGTCAGTGGTTTATCCAGAGGTGATAGCACCCCTCTTCGACAAGTATTCACCTCTTCCCGAGGGCGAGCTTAAGACGAAAATTGAGGCACTTGCTGcttccctcaattttccactttataaATTGTACATTGTCGAGGGCTCCAAGAGGTCTTCCCATAGTAATGCTTATTTGTATGGTTTTTATAAGAACAAGAGAATCGTTCTCTTCGATACTCTTGTGAAAGAATTTTGTAAGAACgataaaaatgatgataataagGAAAGTGGCTGTGAGGTGGATGAGGTACTCGCTATTTTGGCACATGAACTGGGACACTGGAAGTATAGCCATACATTGCAGGGACTTATGCTTGCTCAG ATAAGTTTCATCATGAATTTTATTCCCTTCGCCAAATTAATCAACTATGCACCGATGTACGTAGCGTTTGGCTTCACCAACAGCCAACCAATCTTTATCGGACTCATCATCGTGACGATGTATATCCTCACTCCTCTCAACACG TTGTTTGGATTCCTGATGACAGTGAATTCTCGGAGATTTGAATTCCAAGCTGACGCCTTCGGAAAGAAACTTGGCCACGCCTCAGCACTCAAGCGTGCTCTAGTTAAATTACAGAAGGATAATTTGGCCTATCCATTGTTTGATAAATTATACTCGGGATGGCATCACAATCATCCACCTCTATTGGAGCGTCTCGAGGCActagacaaagtcgattaa